The proteins below come from a single Mesobacillus jeotgali genomic window:
- a CDS encoding DegV family protein: MKKIAWVTDSTAYLDEELKSHPDVYQVPMTIVLDDVEYLDGKDLTAEELYKKLKTVKTAPKTSQPPVGVFMELYEKLEKDYDVVFSVLISSKLSGTVASSLQAAQAVNIPVITFDSKILTYPLTSQLKKGIALAEQGATIEEIKEKLETIRESNETYVMIGSLEQLHRSGRMSGMQFYLGSMLSIKPIISIEDGVLNTKEKVRSDKKAREKIFDYLAQSHEKYGIKEVYILYGLHKEVADEWQSELEARFSDITFLSCPIGAVIGVHAGEHTIGISWNNADA, from the coding sequence TTGAAGAAAATCGCCTGGGTTACTGACAGTACAGCCTACCTGGATGAGGAGTTGAAAAGTCATCCTGATGTATATCAAGTACCGATGACCATTGTATTGGATGATGTTGAGTACCTTGATGGAAAGGATCTGACTGCAGAAGAACTCTATAAAAAATTAAAGACGGTGAAAACGGCGCCGAAAACCTCGCAGCCTCCTGTTGGAGTCTTTATGGAACTATATGAGAAGCTTGAGAAAGACTATGATGTGGTCTTCTCAGTCCTGATTTCATCCAAGCTGAGCGGAACAGTCGCCTCAAGTTTACAGGCAGCACAAGCCGTCAATATTCCTGTGATAACCTTTGATTCTAAAATTCTCACATATCCATTAACATCCCAATTGAAAAAAGGAATTGCATTGGCTGAACAAGGGGCAACAATCGAGGAAATCAAAGAAAAGCTGGAAACCATCCGCGAGTCCAATGAAACCTATGTGATGATTGGGAGCCTTGAGCAGCTGCACCGAAGCGGCCGTATGTCGGGAATGCAATTTTATCTTGGAAGCATGCTGAGTATCAAACCAATCATCAGTATTGAAGATGGCGTATTGAATACAAAGGAAAAGGTCCGCAGCGATAAAAAAGCGCGCGAGAAGATATTTGACTATTTGGCCCAGTCTCACGAGAAATACGGAATTAAGGAAGTGTACATTCTGTATGGCCTTCATAAGGAGGTTGCTGATGAATGGCAAAGCGAACTGGAAGCAAGATTTTCTGATATCACCTTCCTCAGCTGTCCGATTGGAGCTGTGATCGGCGTCCATGCAGGAGAACATACAATAGGAATCAGCTGGAATAATGCAGATGCATAA